From Rutidosis leptorrhynchoides isolate AG116_Rl617_1_P2 chromosome 3, CSIRO_AGI_Rlap_v1, whole genome shotgun sequence, a single genomic window includes:
- the LOC139902882 gene encoding probable receptor-like protein kinase At5g38990 translates to MMLPEYMKAADTNSSIIHPNQTCQRFTLAEIRSATNNFDETFVIGRGGFGKVYKSTSKIGLVEGVAFKRLKTTSDQGALEFEAEIELLSKLRHANLVSLIGYCSEGNEMVLAYEFMPNGNLQDHLHKTGTDLSWLQRLKICVGAARGLDYLHTGTSTQHGVIHRDVKTSNILLDANFSAKLSDFGLAKVGPINQTQTFVSTLVKGTFGYMDPSYFFSGHLTRKSDVYAFGVVLFEVLSGKKAVDRSLDNEQWSLALWVQDKIKDRKLSHIIDPRLIGQISKKSLKEFASIAAQCLHNHPNQRPTMAQVVVKLDSIFLQERNTTGSVGDRVNVINRVKYFFKGNTEFMTVAEGGSKYVIRAPNVQKSNDQSLGAELLHLKAKEFNHATEPIEDHSLYKLLFRQEGKTSLSWVARLKIALAAAQGLSLLHQKKQPAYMQFKTSLILVDSENNATLSDSEVVEEDSFFTVGSYDLSKDTTVYAAPEWFRYQADKFDGFYFPKSHCVKDGETNLAGFGLKSEIYSFGVVLLELLTGMQVYDEKRPDRKQNLVRWATPLLSERENLGMIVDPQLVEDNDDPPKGAFKLALLISKCLQRDQEQRPSMEQILQVLNECYLEENNTVD, encoded by the exons ATGATGTTACCTGAATATATGAAGGCTGCGGATACAAACTCCTCAATCATTCACCCTAATCAAACCTGTCAACGTTTCACACTTGCTGAGATTCGATCAGCGACCAACAACTTTGATGAGACATTCGTTATTGGGCGAGGAGGTTTTGGTAAAGTGTATAAAAGTACTAGTAAGATTGGTTTAGTAGAAGGAGTTGCATTTAAACGCTTGAAAACTACATCTGACCAAGGAGCCCTTGAATTTGAGGCTGAAATTGAGCTCCTATCGAAGCTGCGGCATGCTAATCTGGTGTCACTTATCGGCTATTGCAGTGAAGGAAACGAGATGGTTCTAGCCTACGAGTTTATGCCCAACGGGAACCTTCAAGATCACCTCCACAAAACTGGTACGGATCTTTCCTGGTTACAAAGATTAAAAATATGTGTAGGTGCGGCTCGTGGGTTAGATTACCTTCACACAGGCACATCAACTCAACACGGTGTCATACATCGCGATGTGAAGACCTCTAACATTTTGTTGGATGCAAATTTTTCTGCTAAACTTTCAGACTTTGGCTTAGCCAAAGTTGGACCAATAAACCAAACACAAACTTTTGTGAGCACCTTAGTCAAAGGGACATTTGGATATATGGATCCATCTTATTTCTTTAGTGGACATCTTACAAGAAAATCCGATGTTTATGCCTTCGGGGTTGTACTATTTGAGGTCTTGTCAGGTAAGAAAGCCGTAGATCGAAGCCTTGACAATGAGCAATGGAGTTTAGCCTTATGGGTTCAAGACAAAATAAAAGACAGAAAACTCAGTCACATAATTGACCCTAGATTGATCGGACAAATATCAAAAAAATCCTTGAAGGAGTTTGCAAGCATAGCAGCCCAATGCTTGCATAATCATCCAAATCAACGACCTACAATGGCACAAGTTGTGGTTAAGCTCGATTCCATTTTTTTGCAAGAAAGAAATACTACTGGTTCTGTTGGTGATAGAGTCAATGTCATTAACAGGGTAAAATATTTCTTCAAAGGCAACACTGAGTTCATGACGGTTGCAGAAGGAGGAAGCAAATATGTAATTAGAGCTCCAAATGTTCAGAAATCTAATGATCAAAGTCTAGGCGCTGAATTG CTGCATCTAAAAGCTAAAGAATTCAATCATGCTACTGAGCCCATTGAAGACCACAGTTTATATAAACTTCTATTCAGAC AAGAAGGTAAAACGTCACTTTCCTGGGTTGCACGACTGAAAATAGCACTAGCAGCGGCTCAAGGTCTGTCTTTATTACATCAAAAGAAGCAACCAGCGTATATGCAATTTAAGACCTCTCTAATTTTGGTGGACTCG GAAAATAATGCTACACTTTCCGACTCTGAAGTGGTAGAAGAAGATTCATTCTTTACTGTTGGCTCATACGATTTAAGTAAAGATACGACAGTTTATGCCGCACCTGAGTGGTTTCGTTACCAAGCAGACAAGTTTGATGGTTTTTATTTCCCAAAGTCTCATTGCGTCAAAGATG GAGAAACAAATTTGGCAGGATTTGGGTTGAAGAGCGAGATATATTCTTTTGGAGTGGTACTGCTGGAATTGCTAACTGGTATGCAGGTGTATGACGAGAAGAGACCTGATAGAAAACAAAATTTGGTGAGATGGGCTACGCCATTGCTGTCAGAAAGAGAGAATTTGGGAATGATCGTGGACCCACAGCTTGTAGAAGATAACGATGATCCTCCAAAGGGAGCGTTCAAGTTGGCCTTACTCATTTCAAAATGTCTTCAACGGGATCAAGAACAACGGCCATCAATGGAGCAAATCTTGCAGGTCTTGAATGAGTGCTACCTTGAAGAAAACAACACAGTTGACTGA